One stretch of Flavobacterium sp. 9 DNA includes these proteins:
- a CDS encoding LytTR family DNA-binding domain-containing protein, with the protein MKIKCVLIDDEPLAIKVLQNYFTNFTDFEVIGTFNNSLEALDFINSTSVDAVFLDINMPMMTGFELISLIENKTKVIITTAFREFAAESYDLDVLDYLVKPIPLPRFIKCINKITTEFNVKNNIKVETTKGDSHIFIKVDKKMMKINIEEILFVEGMKEYIKVVTPDKTYITHKSLTSLSEELPADRFLRIHKSYVIALNKVKSIEGNRIQIQSYTIPIGRNYSKEVKNKILE; encoded by the coding sequence TGATGAGCCACTGGCTATCAAAGTCCTCCAGAATTACTTTACCAATTTTACAGATTTTGAAGTAATTGGTACATTTAATAATTCTCTGGAAGCGCTGGATTTTATAAACAGCACTTCTGTAGATGCTGTTTTTCTGGACATTAATATGCCTATGATGACAGGATTTGAATTGATTAGCTTAATCGAAAACAAAACCAAAGTTATCATTACAACGGCATTTAGAGAATTTGCTGCCGAAAGTTACGATCTTGATGTTCTTGATTATTTAGTAAAACCAATTCCGTTACCAAGATTCATAAAATGTATCAATAAAATCACAACCGAGTTCAATGTCAAAAACAATATTAAGGTAGAAACTACCAAAGGAGATTCTCATATTTTTATCAAAGTCGATAAAAAAATGATGAAAATTAATATTGAAGAAATTTTATTTGTCGAAGGAATGAAGGAATACATAAAAGTCGTGACGCCCGATAAAACCTACATTACACACAAATCTTTAACCTCATTATCTGAAGAATTACCTGCAGATCGCTTCTTAAGAATTCATAAATCTTATGTAATTGCCTTAAATAAAGTAAAATCTATAGAAGGAAATCGAATCCAAATTCAGTCTTATACCATTCCTATTGGCAGAAACTATAGTAAAGAGGTAAAAAACAAAATTCTCGAGTAA
- a CDS encoding MFS transporter: protein MSSENVQTKWGQFISLIIVFFFWGFVGSANDILIPVFKKVFTLSQVQSQLVAWAFYVSYFVGSIIFFLVSLKMDILQRFGYKKTLSAGLVLSAFGSFLFIPAATMESFPFFLTALFTVGLGFSIQQIVANPLAIKMGSPQTGAHRLTLAGGINSFGTTIGAILLGIALFGMGDDKKTSLSLEDIKLPFIILGLAFIAVAIFMNFSKIEDPAKEEEEVVKVAHEKFNILDYPQLYLGMLGIFIYVGTEVTIISNLPALLHTSEFGNVLEDAIAPFISLYWGSLMIGRWNGGVNVFNTSNLVNTALKFIVPAIAFGVIIGANIFAAHDVSSFYIYPIWILLFIAVSFVGGKNAGKTLMLFGISGVIMMIAGLVYPDPQIAKFFFISGGLFLSIMWPSIFDLAIAGLGKNTGKASSFLIMMILGGGVIPLVQGSICDIDLTSPGGIFGITWTHFSYIVPLIGFAYLGFYGFYCPKILKSQGIDHNIQSEGGGH from the coding sequence ATGAGTTCAGAAAATGTTCAAACCAAATGGGGACAGTTTATCTCTTTGATAATTGTTTTCTTCTTTTGGGGTTTTGTTGGTTCAGCCAATGATATCCTAATCCCAGTATTCAAAAAAGTATTTACCTTATCTCAAGTACAATCACAATTAGTAGCTTGGGCTTTTTATGTCTCTTACTTCGTAGGATCAATAATTTTCTTTTTAGTTTCCCTAAAAATGGATATTTTACAAAGATTCGGATATAAAAAAACACTTTCTGCTGGATTAGTTCTGTCAGCTTTTGGATCATTTTTATTTATTCCTGCAGCAACAATGGAAAGTTTTCCATTTTTCTTAACCGCTTTATTTACTGTAGGTTTAGGTTTTTCAATTCAACAAATCGTAGCAAATCCTTTAGCTATTAAAATGGGAAGTCCACAAACCGGAGCTCACCGTTTAACATTGGCAGGAGGAATCAACTCTTTCGGAACAACAATTGGAGCAATCTTATTAGGAATCGCTTTGTTTGGAATGGGAGACGACAAAAAAACTTCACTTTCATTAGAAGATATTAAATTACCATTCATCATTCTTGGTCTTGCATTTATTGCTGTAGCCATTTTCATGAACTTCTCAAAAATCGAAGATCCTGCAAAAGAAGAGGAAGAAGTAGTAAAAGTAGCTCACGAAAAATTCAACATACTAGATTACCCACAACTATATTTAGGGATGTTAGGAATCTTTATTTACGTTGGAACTGAGGTAACTATCATCAGTAATTTACCGGCTTTACTTCATACATCAGAATTCGGAAATGTATTAGAAGATGCTATCGCTCCGTTTATTTCTCTTTACTGGGGAAGTTTAATGATTGGTCGTTGGAATGGTGGTGTAAACGTTTTCAATACATCTAACTTAGTAAATACAGCACTTAAATTCATTGTTCCTGCTATTGCATTTGGAGTAATTATTGGAGCTAACATTTTTGCTGCACACGACGTTTCTTCATTCTATATCTACCCAATCTGGATCTTGTTATTTATCGCTGTAAGTTTTGTAGGTGGTAAAAACGCTGGAAAAACATTAATGCTTTTCGGAATTTCAGGAGTAATCATGATGATTGCCGGATTAGTTTATCCAGATCCTCAAATTGCTAAATTTTTCTTTATCTCTGGAGGTTTGTTCCTTTCTATCATGTGGCCGTCTATCTTCGATTTAGCGATTGCAGGTTTAGGAAAAAATACAGGAAAAGCATCATCTTTCTTAATTATGATGATTCTTGGAGGAGGAGTTATTCCTTTAGTACAAGGAAGTATCTGTGATATCGATCTTACAAGCCCAGGCGGAATCTTCGGAATCACATGGACACATTTCTCTTATATCGTACCACTTATTGGTTTTGCATACTTAGGATTCTACGGTTTTTATTGCCCTAAAATCTTAAAAAGCCAAGGAA